One part of the Desulfonema ishimotonii genome encodes these proteins:
- a CDS encoding chemotaxis protein CheW — protein MSKTDQNKTEYDIEINKASMHWNLEKGSFDFFGLPSALFWINPSLSKMLLPLAEEIGFDLYRMLVAHSSSKGAKEDYHSMVTALGDNFTEGFLAWGKAVSTAGWGTFEVPLFDIDRKTAIVSVRNTWELIMQQESEQTFGCPFLFGKIIGIFSHALGGNCWANEKIDWADLAVKFQIYPSEKTISDELRKLRSQKMRTSEKALQLEVTRKTSELEEALREARNAREDLKKELSKQEETRRLREKMERWEKYIIFTLADEEYCINILKICEVIMAKPFTRIPHAPHFIKGVINLRGSIIPIMDFRLRLGMKDISYTDRTCFIIVNAGKMVTGIAVDSVAGVLNIRGKDIEDAPLPDGNVKPDYILGMAKSEEEEKVRIIVNVDGMLSLKEKDVLKYHLNENEAGLSANS, from the coding sequence ATGTCAAAAACAGATCAGAACAAAACAGAATATGATATTGAGATCAACAAAGCGTCCATGCATTGGAATCTGGAAAAAGGATCTTTCGATTTTTTCGGGCTTCCTTCGGCACTATTCTGGATTAATCCCTCATTATCAAAAATGCTCCTCCCGCTTGCCGAAGAGATCGGCTTTGACTTATATCGGATGCTTGTGGCACATTCTTCAAGCAAAGGGGCAAAAGAAGATTACCACTCTATGGTGACAGCCCTGGGAGATAATTTCACCGAAGGCTTTCTGGCCTGGGGAAAGGCTGTTTCCACAGCGGGCTGGGGGACTTTTGAAGTTCCCCTGTTTGACATTGATAGGAAAACGGCAATTGTATCGGTCCGCAACACCTGGGAGCTTATCATGCAACAGGAATCGGAACAGACCTTTGGCTGTCCTTTTCTTTTTGGCAAGATTATCGGCATTTTTTCCCATGCGCTGGGGGGAAATTGCTGGGCGAACGAAAAAATTGATTGGGCCGATCTTGCTGTGAAGTTTCAAATATACCCTTCTGAAAAGACGATTTCCGACGAATTAAGGAAACTCCGATCTCAGAAAATGAGAACGAGCGAGAAAGCACTGCAACTCGAAGTGACAAGGAAAACATCCGAACTGGAGGAAGCGCTGAGGGAAGCACGGAATGCACGGGAAGATTTGAAAAAAGAGCTTTCAAAACAGGAAGAAACCCGGCGTCTCAGAGAAAAAATGGAACGCTGGGAAAAATATATCATCTTTACTCTGGCCGATGAGGAATATTGTATTAACATTCTGAAAATCTGTGAAGTCATTATGGCGAAACCCTTTACGCGGATTCCCCATGCACCGCATTTCATAAAAGGCGTCATAAATCTCAGAGGCAGCATCATTCCGATCATGGATTTCAGACTGAGGCTGGGTATGAAAGATATCTCTTATACAGACAGAACCTGCTTTATTATCGTCAATGCGGGAAAAATGGTGACCGGCATTGCGGTGGACTCTGTTGCGGGAGTGCTGAACATCAGAGGTAAAGATATTGAGGATGCCCCGCTACCCGATGGCAACGTAAAACCCGATTATATTCTCGGAATGGCCAAATCCGAAGAAGAGGAAAAGGTACGAATTATTGTTAATGTTGACGGTATGTTGAGTTTGAAAGAAAAGGATGTTCTGAAATATCATCTAAACGAAAATGAAGCAGGCTTATCTGCGAATTCATAA
- a CDS encoding RHS repeat-associated core domain-containing protein, with translation MRDALGNEIRFAYDDNGNQVSVTDALNHETEYVYDDAGRRVGTVFHNGDEITEISVAYDAVGRKISETDQNDRTTEFDYDALGRLETVTQYPDGQALETSYAYDEGGNKLSQTDPNGHTKSWEYDIMGRVATHTLPEGMSESFAYDEAGNVKTHTDFNGQTTTYDYDDCCGRLLSKVYEDGTSVTFTYTPDGQRDTVTDSRGVTDYDYDENRGWLTSVTYPGSTEPDIRYDYDAKGNRTSVQTPSGTTNYAYDELNRLKTVTEPDGMSETAYTYDAVGNRKTVTYPNGTETEYFYDGLNRLERVENRKSDSTVFSAYEYELGNAGNRLSVTEHTGRVVNYDYDDLYRLVGEEILDPTSGNETVSYTYDDFGNRLSKTDATGTTSYHYDDNDQLYAEILPDGTTVVYAHDDNGNTLTKSDGTDTTTYSWNAENRLISVDDGVSVTGYEYDADGIRVSAETDGNVTGYLVDKNRDYAQVLEERDADGNLIVGYVYGDDLIRQKRGGVLSYYHYDGQLSVRQLSDADGDVSDDYVYDAFGALLEQSGNTVNDYLYTGEQYDPNAGFYYLRARYYSPDGGRFVSSDPWKGNIYEPVTLHKYLYANGNPISYFDPSGMMCLLDITAAQVGGDEIRKQDLARTSMVINQADKIIINAISLAVRQVIICLSISDEEIDEEPLFFFNELRQYEHDRYNLKVSRNFNSEL, from the coding sequence GTGCGGGATGCGCTGGGCAACGAGATCCGCTTTGCCTACGATGACAACGGCAATCAGGTGTCCGTGACCGATGCGCTGAACCATGAGACGGAATATGTCTATGACGACGCCGGCCGCCGGGTGGGGACTGTTTTCCACAACGGCGACGAGATTACGGAAATCTCCGTGGCCTACGATGCGGTCGGCAGAAAAATCTCCGAGACTGACCAGAACGACCGGACAACGGAGTTTGATTATGACGCGCTCGGACGCCTGGAAACCGTGACGCAGTATCCCGACGGGCAGGCTCTGGAAACGTCCTACGCTTACGACGAGGGCGGGAACAAGCTGTCCCAGACCGATCCGAACGGCCACACGAAGTCATGGGAATATGACATCATGGGCCGGGTGGCGACGCACACGCTGCCCGAAGGCATGTCCGAGAGCTTCGCTTACGATGAGGCCGGAAATGTGAAGACGCACACCGATTTCAACGGCCAGACCACGACGTATGACTATGACGACTGCTGCGGCAGGCTGCTTTCAAAGGTTTATGAGGACGGGACTTCTGTCACGTTCACGTACACGCCGGACGGGCAGCGGGACACGGTGACGGACTCGCGGGGCGTCACGGATTATGATTATGATGAGAACCGGGGATGGCTGACCAGCGTCACATATCCGGGCAGCACGGAGCCGGATATCCGCTACGACTACGATGCCAAGGGCAACCGCACATCTGTTCAGACGCCTTCCGGCACGACGAACTATGCCTATGACGAACTGAACCGGCTGAAGACGGTCACGGAGCCGGACGGCATGAGCGAGACGGCCTACACCTACGACGCCGTGGGCAACCGGAAGACCGTGACGTACCCCAACGGCACGGAGACGGAGTATTTCTACGATGGCCTGAACCGTCTGGAGAGGGTGGAAAACCGCAAGTCCGACAGCACGGTCTTTTCGGCCTATGAATACGAACTGGGCAATGCGGGCAACCGCCTGAGCGTAACGGAACACACCGGGCGGGTTGTGAATTATGATTATGACGATCTGTACCGGCTTGTCGGGGAAGAAATTCTTGATCCGACCAGCGGGAATGAAACGGTTTCATATACTTACGATGACTTTGGCAACCGGCTTTCAAAGACGGATGCGACCGGCACGACCAGCTATCATTATGATGACAACGACCAGTTGTATGCGGAAATCCTGCCGGACGGCACGACGGTTGTTTATGCCCATGACGACAACGGCAATACCCTGACAAAGAGCGACGGCACGGACACAACAACATATTCATGGAATGCTGAAAACCGCCTCATCAGCGTTGATGACGGCGTGAGCGTGACGGGCTATGAATATGATGCGGACGGAATCCGCGTGAGTGCCGAAACCGACGGTAATGTAACCGGCTATCTGGTGGATAAAAATCGGGATTACGCCCAAGTGCTTGAAGAGCGGGACGCGGACGGAAATCTGATTGTCGGTTACGTTTATGGCGATGACCTGATCCGGCAGAAACGCGGCGGGGTTCTGTCATATTATCATTATGACGGGCAGTTGTCGGTAAGGCAACTCAGTGATGCGGACGGAGATGTCAGTGACGATTATGTCTATGATGCTTTTGGGGCGTTGCTTGAACAGTCCGGGAATACGGTCAATGATTATCTGTATACGGGTGAGCAGTATGATCCGAATGCAGGGTTTTATTATCTGAGGGCGCGGTATTATAGTCCTGACGGAGGGAGGTTTGTCAGTTCTGATCCTTGGAAAGGCAATATATATGAGCCGGTGACGCTGCATAAATATTTGTACGCGAATGGAAATCCTATTTCTTATTTTGATCCATCTGGAATGATGTGTTTACTCGATATAACCGCAGCTCAAGTTGGAGGTGATGAAATACGAAAGCAGGATCTTGCCAGAACAAGTATGGTAATAAATCAGGCTGACAAGATAATAATAAATGCAATATCTTTAGCGGTTAGACAGGTAATTATTTGTCTTAGCATTTCGGATGAAGAAATAGATGAAGAACCACTTTTTTTCTTCAATGAGTTGAGGCAATATGAACATGATCGTTACAACTTAAAGGTTTCCCGAAATTTTAATTCCGAGCTGTAA
- a CDS encoding radical SAM protein: METANRMSRQQFKGKGENHFHIGVNVEPCPLDCKFCSLADTAGIFTERIEFSDAEILKWAGLAESRSADALNIMTTGTYSFQKLLEMGRFLRTHVSTPLVANTRDISHKEGEQLLEAGFVGAYHAVRLGEGRDTPFRVEKRIRTITVFRDVGLRWMNCVEPVGPEHAIEEIVDLMLLARTHGATYSGVMRRINFPGSPMEKYGMITELEMAKMVAVSRLVMGDVPKAHCTHEPHTASLLAGANLFFPEVGASPRDREADTEKGRGRGLDPCRQMFAEMGWDPDLPSNCFDRGK; this comes from the coding sequence ATGGAGACAGCAAACCGGATGTCCCGGCAGCAGTTTAAGGGCAAGGGGGAAAATCATTTTCACATCGGCGTCAATGTGGAGCCGTGTCCGCTGGATTGCAAGTTCTGCTCACTGGCGGACACGGCGGGAATATTTACTGAACGGATCGAATTCAGCGACGCGGAAATCCTGAAGTGGGCCGGACTGGCCGAATCCCGCTCGGCCGATGCGCTCAATATTATGACAACCGGCACCTATTCTTTTCAGAAGCTGCTGGAGATGGGGCGATTTCTCAGAACACATGTATCCACCCCGCTGGTTGCCAACACCCGCGACATCAGCCACAAAGAGGGGGAACAGCTTCTGGAGGCCGGATTTGTGGGCGCCTATCATGCGGTTCGGCTGGGGGAAGGCCGGGACACGCCGTTCAGGGTGGAAAAACGGATTCGCACCATCACCGTATTTCGCGATGTGGGACTCCGATGGATGAACTGCGTGGAGCCGGTCGGCCCGGAACACGCCATTGAAGAGATCGTTGACCTGATGCTTCTGGCCAGGACGCACGGGGCGACATACAGCGGTGTGATGCGGCGGATCAATTTTCCGGGATCACCCATGGAAAAATACGGCATGATCACCGAACTGGAGATGGCAAAGATGGTGGCTGTAAGCCGTCTGGTCATGGGGGATGTGCCCAAAGCCCATTGCACCCATGAGCCGCACACGGCGTCGCTGCTGGCCGGGGCCAACCTCTTTTTCCCGGAAGTCGGTGCAAGCCCCAGGGACCGGGAGGCCGATACGGAAAAGGGGCGGGGGAGGGGCCTTGATCCGTGCAGGCAGATGTTTGCGGAGATGGGGTGGGATCCTGACCTGCCGTCCAACTGCTTTGACCGGGGGAAATAA
- a CDS encoding alpha/beta fold hydrolase, whose translation MPLTFDMPLDALKTYQGCNPKPDDFDMFWDRSIADMKALGTVAKLERAEFQTAFAECFHLGFTGLDGARIHAKFLRPRNATGPCPAVLMFHGYGGNAGDWVDKLSYVAAGYGVAALDCRGQGGLSRDTGGVTGPTHTGHIIRGLDDAPDGLLFRRIFLDAAQLARILMAMPEVDENRVSAIGRSQGGGLALACAALEPRIRRVAPTYPFLCDYRRVWEIDLVMDAYHEIREYFRYFDPRHEREEEIFSRLGYIDVQHLCSRIRGEVFMGTGLMDMVCPPSTQFAAYNRISAPKSLALYPDFGHEDLPGHPDRIFQFITADRRREKD comes from the coding sequence ATGCCACTGACCTTTGACATGCCGTTAGACGCTTTGAAAACCTACCAGGGGTGTAATCCGAAACCTGATGATTTTGACATGTTCTGGGACAGAAGCATCGCTGATATGAAGGCGCTCGGAACCGTCGCAAAATTGGAGCGGGCCGAATTTCAGACGGCTTTTGCCGAATGTTTCCACCTTGGTTTTACCGGCCTGGACGGGGCCCGGATTCACGCAAAATTTCTCCGCCCCCGGAATGCGACCGGCCCCTGTCCTGCCGTGCTGATGTTTCATGGTTACGGGGGCAACGCCGGGGACTGGGTGGACAAGCTTTCGTATGTGGCTGCGGGTTACGGGGTGGCCGCACTGGATTGCCGGGGGCAGGGCGGGTTATCCCGGGATACCGGCGGCGTAACCGGTCCCACGCATACGGGCCACATCATCCGGGGACTGGATGACGCGCCCGACGGGCTCCTTTTTCGCCGGATTTTTCTCGACGCCGCCCAGCTCGCCCGCATTCTCATGGCGATGCCGGAGGTGGATGAAAACCGGGTCAGCGCCATTGGCCGGAGCCAGGGCGGCGGGCTGGCCCTGGCCTGTGCGGCCCTGGAACCCCGCATCCGGCGAGTCGCTCCGACCTATCCGTTTCTCTGCGATTACCGGCGGGTCTGGGAAATTGACCTGGTCATGGACGCCTATCATGAAATCCGGGAATATTTCAGGTACTTCGATCCCCGCCACGAGCGGGAAGAGGAGATTTTCAGCAGGCTGGGATACATTGATGTACAGCACCTCTGTTCCCGCATCCGGGGCGAGGTTTTCATGGGAACCGGCCTGATGGACATGGTCTGCCCGCCTTCGACCCAGTTTGCGGCCTATAACAGAATCTCCGCCCCGAAATCCCTGGCGCTTTATCCTGATTTCGGACACGAAGATCTGCCGGGGCACCCGGACAGGATTTTTCAGTTTATAACCGCCGACCGAAGGCGGGAGAAAGACTAA
- a CDS encoding IS1 family transposase (programmed frameshift) has protein sequence MCCPRCYSSKIVKNGSIHTGKQKYMCKDCRRQFVENPTNQPVSEEKKSLINRLLMEKIPLAGIARAVCVSERWLQSHVNERYESAETEVAVTVKKKSRMTIECDELWSFVGKKQNKQWVWLTTDSGSGEIVGLNIGNRDKKGAEGLWNSLPPVYRQCAVAYTDFWESYAQVFPSKRHKAVRKSSGKTNHIERLNNTMRQRVSRLVRKTLSFSKKMENHIGAIWLFVHYYNASLLV, from the exons ATGTGTTGTCCCCGATGTTATTCTTCAAAAATCGTAAAAAATGGAAGCATTCACACCGGAAAACAAAAATATATGTGTAAGGATTGCCGGAGACAGTTCGTTGAAAATCCGACGAACCAGCCTGTTTCAGAGGAAAAGAAATCCCTTATAAACAGGCTGTTAATGGAAAAAATACCGCTTGCAGGTATTGCCCGTGCCGTATGTGTTTCTGAAAGGTGGCTTCAAAGCCACGTAAATGAGAGATATGAATCTGCTGAGACAGAAGTTGCTGTAACTGTTAAAA AAAAAAGCCGTATGACAATTGAATGTGATGAATTGTGGTCATTTGTGGGAAAAAAGCAAAACAAACAGTGGGTCTGGCTTACAACTGACTCCGGATCCGGGGAGATTGTAGGTTTAAATATTGGAAATCGTGATAAAAAAGGCGCTGAAGGACTGTGGAATTCACTTCCGCCTGTCTATCGTCAGTGTGCGGTGGCATACACCGATTTCTGGGAGTCATATGCACAGGTTTTTCCTTCAAAACGTCATAAGGCTGTCAGAAAAAGCAGTGGTAAGACAAATCATATCGAACGGTTAAACAATACAATGAGGCAGAGAGTCTCCCGGCTTGTTCGGAAAACGCTTTCTTTCTCAAAAAAAATGGAAAATCACATCGGAGCCATATGGCTTTTTGTGCATTATTACAATGCTTCTCTCTTAGTATGA
- a CDS encoding RHS repeat domain-containing protein → MSPEQRVPRTTPEQLVSVTHPGNTEPDIRYGYDAKGNRTSVRTPSGTTAYAYDELNRLRTVTEPDGMSETAYTYDTVGNRKTVTCPNGTETEYFYDDLNRLEGMENRKADGTLISSYEYDLGDAGNRLSVTENTGRVVNYDYDDLYRLVGEEILDPTSGNETVSYTYDDFGNRLSKTDATGTTSYHYDDNDQLYAEILPDGTTVSYGYDDNGNTLTKGDGTYTTTYSWDSENRLISVDDGVSVTDYEYDADGVRVSAETDGEVTIYLVDKNRDYAQVLEDRDGSGGLIVAYVYGDDLVRQVRGGVLSYYHYDGQLSVRQLSDADGDVSDDYVYDAFGALLGQSGDTVNDYLYTGEQFDEAVDGYYLRARYYDQGTGRFVSSDPWQGRINEPMTLHKYLYANANPIINRDPSGYNQCRFLKKIKECQTESLAVFF, encoded by the coding sequence GTGTCCCCCGAACAACGTGTCCCCCGAACAACGCCCGAACAACTGGTCAGCGTCACACATCCGGGCAACACGGAGCCGGATATCCGCTACGGCTACGATGCCAAAGGCAACCGCACATCTGTTCGGACGCCTTCCGGCACGACGGCATATGCCTATGATGAACTGAACCGGCTGAGGACGGTCACGGAGCCGGACGGCATGAGCGAGACGGCCTACACCTACGACACCGTCGGCAACCGGAAGACCGTGACCTGTCCCAACGGCACGGAGACGGAATATTTTTATGATGACCTGAATCGTCTGGAAGGGATGGAAAATCGCAAAGCCGACGGCACGCTGATTTCATCCTATGAGTACGACCTGGGCGATGCGGGCAACCGCCTGAGCGTCACGGAAAACACCGGGCGGGTTGTGAATTATGATTATGACGATCTGTACCGGCTTGTCGGGGAAGAAATTCTTGATCCGACCAGCGGGAATGAAACGGTTTCATATACTTACGATGACTTTGGCAACCGGCTTTCAAAGACGGATGCGACCGGCACGACCAGCTATCATTATGATGACAACGACCAGTTGTATGCGGAAATCCTGCCGGACGGCACGACTGTCAGCTATGGCTACGACGACAACGGCAACACCCTGACAAAGGGCGATGGCACATACACAACAACATATTCATGGGATTCTGAAAACCGCCTCATCAGCGTTGATGACGGCGTGAGTGTGACGGATTATGAATATGATGCGGACGGCGTCCGCGTGAGTGCCGAAACCGACGGCGAAGTGACGATATACCTGGTTGACAAAAACCGGGATTACGCGCAGGTGCTGGAGGATCGGGACGGCAGCGGCGGGCTGATTGTGGCGTATGTCTATGGAGACGATCTTGTCCGGCAGGTGCGCGGCGGGGTTCTGTCGTATTATCATTACGACGGGCAGTTGTCGGTAAGGCAGCTCAGTGATGCCGATGGAGATGTCAGCGATGATTATGTTTATGATGCTTTCGGTGCGTTGCTTGGGCAGTCCGGGGATACGGTCAATGATTATCTGTATACCGGGGAGCAGTTTGATGAGGCCGTGGACGGGTATTACCTGCGGGCACGGTATTATGATCAGGGGACGGGACGATTTGTAAGCAGTGATCCGTGGCAGGGTCGGATAAACGAGCCGATGACGCTGCATAAATATCTGTATGCCAATGCGAATCCCATAATAAACAGAGACCCGTCAGGCTATAATCAATGCCGTTTCCTTAAGAAAATTAAGGAGTGCCAAACTGAAAGTTTGGCAGTATTTTTCTGA
- a CDS encoding transposase, which yields MTETRKHSLTFASGLSGIGIPSFSRFLCGNDKIIVHTMNDLSKKQARTYSRVINETERLPRKIFIMIDETLQKRSSLKSENVQRFNHGHGFVIGHQWTNIILFFSEKIIPLPPIPFYTKKYCRSKKMKYRTSHERLTEYLNNLNLEEYIGKHDGRDVVVLTDSGFDNKNIQKTILKKKWHFICALKSSRGVKSEAKYAKTRKSSDWDGVALFFRKYRKLPWSTIRIFTEGPKRKRKEFRVRHAEVFLKGTGKIITVCSEFKKKRDGRRRYFACSDLKVLPRQILIAYRLRWKIEIFHKHIKMHLGFEDISAKHFSSVVSHVHLVYTAYILLHSGLSGIGEDNDTIIEKQRKVKRILENRKIANFIHELTKIGGTRRLKDELKSALEA from the coding sequence ATGACTGAGACCCGTAAACATTCCCTCACCTTTGCATCCGGCCTTTCCGGTATCGGCATTCCGTCTTTCAGCAGATTTCTGTGCGGCAATGATAAAATCATTGTTCACACCATGAATGACCTCTCGAAAAAACAGGCCCGGACATATTCCCGTGTTATAAATGAAACAGAACGTCTGCCGCGGAAAATATTTATAATGATTGATGAAACTCTTCAGAAACGCAGCAGTCTGAAATCCGAAAATGTGCAGAGATTCAACCACGGGCACGGTTTTGTCATCGGGCATCAGTGGACAAATATCATACTGTTTTTCAGCGAAAAAATTATTCCGCTGCCTCCGATTCCTTTTTACACAAAGAAATACTGCCGTAGTAAAAAAATGAAATACAGAACCTCGCATGAAAGACTCACTGAGTATCTTAACAATCTGAATTTGGAAGAATATATCGGAAAGCATGACGGTCGTGATGTCGTAGTGCTTACAGACAGCGGTTTCGATAATAAAAATATACAGAAAACCATACTGAAAAAAAAATGGCATTTCATCTGTGCGCTGAAAAGCAGTCGCGGAGTGAAATCGGAAGCAAAGTATGCGAAAACCCGGAAATCGTCAGATTGGGATGGTGTTGCATTATTTTTCAGAAAATACAGGAAACTGCCATGGTCAACCATCCGTATTTTTACGGAAGGCCCGAAAAGAAAACGGAAGGAGTTCCGTGTAAGACATGCCGAAGTTTTTCTCAAAGGTACGGGAAAAATCATAACGGTGTGTTCGGAGTTTAAGAAAAAACGCGACGGACGTCGCAGATATTTTGCATGCAGTGACCTGAAAGTGCTCCCCCGCCAGATTCTCATCGCGTACAGACTCCGATGGAAAATTGAAATATTTCATAAACATATAAAAATGCACCTCGGATTTGAAGACATATCTGCCAAACATTTTTCCTCCGTTGTATCGCATGTTCACCTTGTTTACACGGCATATATTCTTCTGCACAGCGGATTGTCGGGGATCGGGGAAGATAATGATACAATCATTGAAAAACAGAGAAAAGTGAAACGAATTTTGGAAAACAGGAAAATTGCCAATTTTATCCATGAGTTAACAAAAATAGGCGGTACAAGACGTTTAAAAGATGAGTTAAAATCGGCACTTGAAGCATGA
- a CDS encoding ABC transporter substrate-binding protein: MKCINLTGRIILCGLCFFALLPNRGDAEEYKIGTWKTAQTIQPFYYEKFLPETSETSVFPFTNPADQKTALLAGSLNMCGTTLAHAIHSAALGQPVVLVAALCNKCSALVIRNNGPVNSIRDLRGKKIGYVPGTMHEILLRETLLRNQLSPEKDVHLIRVDFFDMGLALARGGIDAFLSGEPFPTLAVSQGYGRILSYPYYGESVGTINAGMLVTRQAIEKTPELVYRLVKAHAEATRYLQAHPDEWLKKASAFGTPLPILRQAAPNMELAWKVDEDFVRKTRALGERMAALGVIRTQPDYDRLFDLTFVKRVARELDKTKDTGSAL; the protein is encoded by the coding sequence ATGAAGTGTATTAATCTGACGGGACGGATCATTTTGTGCGGGCTGTGTTTTTTCGCTTTATTACCGAATCGGGGTGATGCAGAGGAATATAAGATCGGAACCTGGAAAACCGCTCAGACGATCCAGCCATTTTACTATGAAAAGTTTCTGCCGGAGACATCTGAAACTTCGGTCTTTCCGTTTACCAATCCCGCTGATCAGAAAACCGCCCTTCTGGCGGGCAGCCTGAACATGTGCGGCACAACACTGGCCCACGCCATCCACTCCGCAGCCCTTGGGCAGCCGGTGGTTCTGGTGGCGGCCCTGTGCAACAAGTGTTCGGCCCTTGTGATCAGAAATAACGGCCCCGTAAACAGCATAAGGGATCTCAGGGGCAAAAAGATCGGATATGTGCCCGGAACCATGCACGAAATTCTGTTGCGGGAGACGCTGTTGCGGAATCAGCTTTCGCCGGAGAAAGACGTTCATCTGATCCGGGTGGATTTTTTTGATATGGGGCTGGCCCTCGCACGGGGCGGCATTGATGCGTTTCTGTCGGGGGAGCCATTCCCGACGCTGGCCGTCAGCCAGGGGTATGGTCGCATTCTCTCCTATCCCTATTACGGCGAGTCGGTGGGAACCATCAACGCGGGGATGCTGGTCACCCGGCAGGCCATAGAAAAGACTCCGGAGCTTGTCTACCGGCTGGTGAAGGCCCATGCCGAGGCGACCCGGTATTTGCAGGCCCATCCGGACGAATGGCTGAAAAAGGCCTCCGCTTTTGGCACGCCGCTGCCCATCCTCCGGCAGGCCGCCCCGAACATGGAGCTGGCCTGGAAAGTGGATGAAGACTTTGTCAGAAAAACCAGGGCCCTCGGAGAACGGATGGCCGCGCTGGGCGTCATCAGAACACAGCCCGATTATGACCGCCTCTTCGACCTCACCTTTGTCAAAAGAGTGGCACGGGAATTGGACAAAACAAAGGACACAGGTTCTGCTTTGTGA
- a CDS encoding RHS repeat-associated core domain-containing protein: MDKNRDYAQVLEERDIDGNLIVGYIYGDDLISQMRGGVLSYYHYDGQLSVRQLSNADGNISDDYVYDAFGVLLEQSGDTVNEYLYTGEQFDEAVGGYYLRARYYDPGAGRFLSSDPYAGRMNEPVTLHKYLYANANPVMHNDPTGLMSILEFKACSKIDGITREINLKISVSVRIAASDAVVKLGGIGYLSRSGPQLLSRLSGTGMRGVQALQRAFLNANPRVAISQSRASLGVSFGRAKYALTKAGNKLTDIEWHHIVERAGGRNIEKFGKDAMNFVANVVPTPSNIHLIISNFQKSNPAWLRRTGFRTVWQWLESQTWDDAYRYGLDIWQTAMRTQSLDRWTPPF; the protein is encoded by the coding sequence GTGGACAAAAACCGGGATTATGCGCAGGTTCTTGAAGAACGAGACATTGATGGAAATCTGATTGTAGGCTATATTTATGGCGATGATCTGATAAGCCAGATGCGCGGCGGGGTTCTGTCATATTATCATTACGACGGGCAGTTGTCAGTAAGGCAGCTCAGTAATGCAGATGGAAATATCAGCGACGATTATGTGTATGATGCCTTCGGTGTGTTGCTCGAACAGTCCGGGGATACGGTCAATGAGTATCTGTATACGGGTGAGCAGTTTGATGAGGCCGTGGGCGGGTATTATCTGCGGGCGCGGTATTATGATCCGGGGGCGGGGCGGTTTCTGAGCTCTGATCCGTATGCAGGACGGATGAATGAGCCGGTGACGTTGCATAAGTATTTGTATGCGAATGCGAATCCGGTGATGCACAATGATCCGACCGGCCTGATGTCAATCCTGGAATTCAAAGCATGTTCAAAAATAGATGGCATAACAAGAGAAATTAATCTTAAAATATCTGTCAGCGTGCGTATTGCCGCATCAGATGCCGTTGTCAAACTTGGCGGGATAGGCTATCTATCCCGTAGTGGCCCGCAGCTTCTCAGCAGATTGTCCGGAACCGGAATGCGGGGAGTTCAGGCTCTCCAGAGAGCTTTTCTGAATGCGAATCCGAGGGTGGCGATTTCCCAATCCCGGGCTTCGCTGGGAGTCAGTTTCGGTCGGGCCAAATATGCGTTGACAAAAGCCGGAAACAAGTTGACGGATATCGAGTGGCATCATATTGTTGAACGGGCCGGTGGACGAAATATAGAAAAGTTCGGAAAAGATGCGATGAATTTTGTGGCAAATGTTGTCCCGACTCCGTCAAATATACATCTTATAATTTCAAATTTTCAGAAATCAAACCCTGCTTGGCTTAGGAGAACTGGATTCAGAACTGTATGGCAATGGTTAGAAAGTCAAACATGGGATGATGCCTATAGGTACGGTCTTGACATTTGGCAAACTGCCATGAGAACCCAAAGTCTGGATAGGTGGACTCCGCCTTTCTGA